The genomic window GTCTAAAAAATCAATAAATCCAGGCACAGTCTCTTTTTCTATCCTGATGCTGGAAACAACCAAACATGCGGGGGTGCGATGCGAAACAATCAGGCTTCGCCCGGCTGCTTGCCTTCATACCCTTCGACAACCAGAACATCGGCTTCGGCGTGGCCCCTGCGCAGGCTTAGCGCATGCTGGTATTCCGGCGAATGGAAGCAGGCTTTTGCGGTTTCGTGATCCTTAAACTCGATCACGACAATGCGGCGGCGCGTTTTCCCATCCAGCGTTTCGGTCTTGCCGCCGCGTGTGATGTAGCGCGCATCGTATTTGCGGAACGCCGCCTGGTTCGCTTCCAGATACGCCTTGTATCCTTCGGGGCCGGTGACATCGATCATCGCAACCCAGTAACCCTTCACCATAGCCTTGCTCCTTTACGCGGAAAAAAAATCAGGTACGCGTCTGGCCGTTGCCGAAAACGCGGTATTGATGGGTTGTCAGCTCTTCCAGACCGACGGGGCCGCGCGCATGCAGCTTGCCGGTGGCGATACCGATCTCGGCGCCCTTGCCAAACTCGCCGCCGTCCGCGAACTGGGTCGAAGCGTTGTGCATCGCGATCGCGCTGTTCACGTGCGCGAGGAAATAATCGGCCACCATCGTATCTTCGGTGACGATGGCATCTGTGTGCTGCGAACCGTTGGTGTTGATAAAGCGCACCGCTTCATGCACATCGTTCACGACGGCCACGGCGATGACGGGCGCAAGGAATTCGTGGCCGTAATCGCATTCCGCCGCCAGCCGCGCGCCCGGCACCCGGGCGCACAATTCGGCCGGTGCGCGCACCTCGCAGCCCGTTTCGATCAGCGCGCGCATCACGTCCGTGCCGGTGGTATCAACGATGGCGCGATGCAACAGAAGGCATTCGGTCGCGCCGCAAATGCCGGGGCGGCGCATCTTGGCGTTGACCGTAAGCGCGACCGCCCTGTCCGGGTCGGCGCCGCTGTCGATATAAGTGTGGCAAATGCCGTCGAGATGGCTGAAGACGGGGATCCGGCTTTCGGTGCGCACCCGCTCGATCAGTGATTTGCCGCCGCGCGGCACGATCACATCGACGAAGCCATCAAGCTGCAGCAACGCGCCGACCAGCGCGCGATCCTTGCCCGGCAAGGTTTGCACCGCCGCTTCCGGCAGCCCCGCACCGGAAAGCGCCCGTTGCACAATGCCGGTGAGCGCCAGCACGCTGTGCCAGCTTTCGCTGCCGCCGCGCAGGATGCAGGCATTGCCCGCCTTCAGGCAAAGCGCCGCGGCATCGACCGCGACATTGGGGCGCGATTCGAAAATTACGCCAACGACGCCAAGCGGCACCGCGCGCTTTTCGATCCGCAGACCGTTCGGGCGCACGGTTTCGCCCAAAAGCCGCCCGACCGGATCGGGAAGCGCCGCAATGGCTTCAACGCCCGCGGCAATGGCTTCGATACGTTCGGCCGTAAGGCGCAGCCGGTCGAGCGAAGCCGCGGCGGCGCCGGATTTTTCGGCCGCTTCGCAATCGCGGGCATTGGCTTGCAGGATGAAATTTGCTTGCGCGCGCAAGCCTTCGGCGATGGCCGCGAGCGCCGCGTTCTTGGCGGTCGTGTCCGCGGCGGCAAGAAGCTGCGCGGCTTCTTTTGCCTGTCTGCCCAAAGGAACGAGCGGGTTGGCGGGGGGTGCTTCGCGTGCCGTGTTTTGCATAAGGCCCAGCGTATCAGCCCGCAGCGGTGCGGTGCAACTGATCGTAATGAATAAAAACGGGCTGCTTTTTTTGCCCCAATACGGCGCGCAGGCGGGCGGCATCGTAGCGGGCCACGCCCAGCGCAAGCAGCGTGCCCGCTTCATCGATCACGCGCACCATTTCGCCGCGCGCAAATTTACCCGAAACCCTGGTGATCCCCACCGGCAGCAGGCTTGGGGCCTTGGCCGGGTCGCGCAGGATAACCGCAAGGCATTCGTTGGCGGTGACGCTGGCGGTTGCCTTGCTGGTTTCGCTGGCGAGCCAGCGCTTGGTGGCATTGTGCTTGACCGGCAGGGCGGCGACCATGGTGCCGAGCGGATCATTTTTAGCAAGGCGCGCCAGCACGCGCGGCGTGCGCGCCGCCGCGATTTGCGTGCGAATGCCGAGCCCGGCGAGTTTGCGCGCGACCGCCAGCTTGGTCGCCATGCCGCCGCGCCCCATGGCTGATTTGCCTTGCGTCACCGCGCCGGTTCCGGTGCCGGTTCGCCAATCGATCAAGGGAATGACCTTTGCGCCCGGCTCGGCCGGCGGGCGATCAAAAACGCCTTCGATGGCCGAAAGCACGATCATGCGCTCGGCGCCGAGCAGCGCGGCGACGAGGCCCGCAAGCTCGTCATTGTCCGTGAACATCAGTTCATCGATCGTGACGCTGTCGTTTTCGTTCACGACCGGGAGGATGTGAGGCTGGTCACGCAGGCGCGCGAACAGATGGCCGATTTGCTGGTAATGCTTGCGGGTGTGGAAATCCTGCCGCGTCAGCAGGATTTGCGCCGCCGCGAGGCCGCGCTTTTTCAGCAAGCGCTGATAAAGCGCCATCAGCTGCGGTTGCCCGAGCGCAGCAAGGATTTGCCGCCCGCCGACCGGATCGCAATTGCGCAATTTTTGCCCGCTGCCCAAAAGCGCCCGCCCGGTGCCGACCGCGCCCGATGTCACCAGAACGACGAAATGCCCGGCCTTTTTCAGTGCCGCGATTTCCCCCATCAAACGGCCGAGCAGGGCCGGGTCCGGCGTGCCGTTCGCGCGGCTGAGCGCCTGCGTGCCTATCTTGATGACGATGTCCATGCGCGCGCCCGCTGCCGTCAGGGCGCGCCGCCGGCCGGTTCTTGCGCGGCCGGTTGCAGGCTGAAATCCTTATAGACCGGCGTTTCCGCGCCATCGTTCGCGGCGGCATCGGGCACCAGATCGCTCAGGTTCGGGCCTTCGTCGCGCCTGATCACGGCGCCCTGCGCCTTGTCGCGCAACTGCCGCATCAGCGCATCCTGCTTTTGTCTGTCGGTATCGCGCGCTTCGCCTTTTTGCTTGCGGCCATAGGGCTGGGCCACGTTGAAATCGGTGACGAAGCTGCGCGCAAGCTTTTCGGTCGCTTGCAATATGCCCTGGTCATGCACGCTTTGCCTTGTGCCGAGCATCAGGCCTTCGCGCCAGTAGGTGACCGTGAAGTTGCGGCGTTCTTCTACCGGCGGCAGGCGCGCGGCGTGGCGCCCTTCGGCCACCAGTTCGATATAAGACGCGCAAACCAGCGTGCCGTCGTTGTAGGTCGTGATTTCCGGCGTCAGCGTAATGCGCACGGCGGTGGTCAGCGCCGGCTTGGCGGTGGCGGCGCGCAGCGCCGTCAGGCCCATATCTTCCAGCACCTCGTGTGCGCGCTCCTCGACCTCGTTGCGGCGGATGCCGCAGGCTTCGGACGCTTTCGGATCGGTGATGCGCGTGTAATTGACCAGAATTTCAGTGACGCCATAAAGTGCCGGCGCGCCACCGCGCGTGCTTTCGGCCTGCGCCGGCGCCGCGGGCAGCAGCGCGGCCAGCAAAACCAGCAGCAACGGGGCGAAGGGGCGCAGGGATGGCCGGGCGATGTTCATGCCGCGACTATAATGCATCAGACGCTGACGGGGAAGCGGGCAGGGACGGGCGCGGTTTTGCGGCCCCGCTGTTCCGGCCGGTTTATTCCCGGTCGTCGGCGTGGGTGCGTTCGAGCCGTTCGTGGCGTTCCTGCGCCTCGATGCTCAGCGTGGCGACGGGGCGCGCATCAAGCCGCTTGACGCCGATCGGTTCGCCGCTTTCCTCGCAATAGCCGTAATCGCCGCTTTCGATGCGTTGCAACGCATCGCTGATCTTGCTGAGCAGCTTGCGCTGGCGGTCGCGCGCGCGCATCTCGAGCGCCACTTCGGTTTCCACGCTGGCGCGGTCGGCGATATCGGGTTCCTGCAAACCGCCTTCGTCCTGCAGATCGTGCAGCGTGTCGGCGGCTTCGCGCAATATCTCGTCCTTCCACTTCACAAGCTTCTGCTTGAAGTAGGCCAGCATGACCGGGTTCATGTAGGCTTCTTTTTCGGTCGGCTTGTAATTCTGCGGCACTGTCACAATCGTCATCAGGGACCCTCGGGATTCGGAATAAATGAAGTGGGGCGGGAGTATAGAAAGGGGCCGAGGCCGAGGCAACCGCCTGCGTGCCTTGTTAATACGCTGTTTTATATGAATTTATCATGCGATGGCCAGTTTGGCGGCCCGGGTGCCGCCGGGCGGGCCCTTGTCGCCATCGGCCTTCGCGCCGGGATCGCGGGTGGGGGTGGCATTCGGCGGGCCGTTTTTCTTACGCAGCGACATCCATGTTGCGGCTGCGCCGAACGCAAGGCCAACCGGCATCGCGACCGGCATGGCAAGAACGCCGAGGATACCAAGCGTACCCATTGTCCATGCTCCAAGCATAAGGGCGGCGGTGCCGGGGCCGATTTTGCCGTCTTTCAACATCATCGCGGTGACGGCCATGCTTGAAAGGGCCATCACGCCTATCATTGGCAAGGCACCAGTGAGCGCGAGCGCCCCGCCCTTGACCATCATACCGACGCCGAGCACGCCAAGAATGTTGAAAATGTTCGAACCGATCAGATTGCCGGCGGCAAGATCGTGGCGGCCTTTCGCCAGTGCCGCGATAGAAACCGTGAGTTCGGGAAGCGAGGTGCCGACCGCCGATATCAGACCGACAACCGCAGGCGCCCAATGATAGAGCGCCGCGAGCGCAAGACCGCCGCCGACCATGAGGTTTGCGCCAAGCACAAGCAGACCAAAACCAAGCCCGGCCATAGCCAGCGATGTAAGCAGATTGCTTTTTGCGCCATGATGTTCCGCTTCCTGTGCGGCGGTCTTGTCTCGCGTTAGCCACGATTCGCCCCAGCGCGCCAAGATATAGGCACCCAGTCCGTACATGAAATATTTTCCCACCACGGGTGTAAGACCGCCAAGCCCGGGAATAAAAGCAAAAGCAGCAAGCGCAAGAAAGGCGGCAGGGAAAAAGATTTTATCCACCAGCGAAGTATGTTTGCCTACACCGACGGTGCCGGGATCATGCTTGGTTGTTTCAGCACCGCTTTGCTGAAAGGCGGTTTCTGTGCCGCTCCTATTTCTTTTCCGGCCGCTGAAAAGCCGCCCCAGGCCGCGGCGGATGCTATCGAAGATGACGGCGGTTGGAAGGATCAGCCAGTAGTTTGAGAAATTCGAGCCAGCGACATTTATGAGCGCCTCCGCATCCGCGCCGGAACCAATAAAGCCGACGCTGGAGGCCAGTTCGGGTGAAGATGTACCGAAGCCGAGCAACACGATGCCTGCCAGCACCGGAGGAATGCGTAGCTTGTGTGCAATGTTCAGGGCGTGGTCGATCAGCATGCTGCTGCCGTATTTGAGCAGCGCAAGGCCGGAGAGAAGGCCAACGGCTGCTGCCATCGGGCCTGTCAATGTCATGGCTGCTACGGCCGCTGCGGCCGCGCTGAATATCCCGGCCCATTTTAGCCATTTCGGTGCGCTGTCTTCGGGCCAGAACATGGATGCCACAGCCGCAGCAGAAAGCCCTAGCGCCAAAAGGCCTATGGCCGGCGCGCCGAACATCGTCACGAGTAATGTTGATAATGTGGTTGCGCTGCCTATGGCGAAGGCTTTGGCCGTTGCGAGAGCGCCCGCAGCGGTGCTTGAGAGAAGGGATAAATCAAAATGCTCCATGCCCATTATTACCAATATAAAATAGTTAAGTATTAACAAATGGTAGCATATTTCGGAACCGGAGTCATGCGGGATTCAAGCGGGATTGCTTGCATGCCTGCCTGTGTCTGGGCGGGACAAAAGCACGAGCAAAATAAATAGACAAGCAGGTTAATACTGCCGCCGTCACGGTGGATATTTACGGTTAAAGACGGCTGTTTCAGGGTGCGTATTTGGCCAATTCGACCTGCGCGCGCAGATCGATTTCATCAAGGATGGCGGTGAGCTGCGGGTCGGAGATTTGCGGGCGGCGCTGGCTGATGACGCGCGCGAGCTGCATCAGCCTTTCCTTGGTCAGGCCGCCGGCCAGAAGTTCGAGCCGCAAATTATCGAGCAGATCGAGCAGATCTTTTGCGCGCGCCTTGCCGCGCGATGCGCGGGCCAGCGCGTCTTCGACTTCCTGCGCGCCAAGCACGGCGCCGACGCTGTTGATCGCGCCCGCGCCCGTCGTCGGGCCCGCTTCGCTGGCCGCGCCGGTTTCATCGAGATGCCCGGAAAAGCCGCTGCCGCGGCTTCCGCCGGCCTTGCTCGTACGCTTCACGGTTTCCGTTCTGCGCACGCCGCGTATGCCGTCAATTTTATTGATCAAGATTTCCCCTTCTTATGCATAAAACGATCGGCTGATCGTTTTATGTTTGATCGTTGTTCCGCTTTTTATTCCCCTTGCGCGCGCCCGCGCCGAACCTTGCATCATGTCCGGGATAGCAGATCGCGGCTACATTACAAACCTTATGCCTGCATCTTAAACAATTCATAAACATATGTCATATCAGGACCTTATTGGCCCGCCTGGCGGGGCCGCCGGGCCGTTTTGCGGGCGGCAAAATCTGCCGCCCCGGGGGCTGGAAAACAAGCATTCCTTGCCCCGCAGGGCCCGGGCTTGCCGCCAAAGCCTATAAAAAACCTTTCCAAATCAGTTGTTTATGACCGCGCCCGGTTTGGCACGGTTATCGCATTGATCACGGCGGAGGAAGAGGGAGCAGCCATGTCCGCCGTAACATTCATTAAGTCGAAATTTTCAAGACCAACCCACCCCCTGGTTCGGAAGTTTTGCCGCGCCATCCAGGATCCCTTCCTTGCGGCCGCAGCCATGGCGTTCCTTCTTCTTTCTCTTTTTGCACCGGCCGCGCATGCGGCTTCGCGCCTCAAGGATATCGTCGATGTCGATGGCGTGCGCGATAACATGCTGGTCGGCTACGGCCTTGTGGTTGGTCTTAATGGTACCGGCGACAGCCTGACCAATTCGCCCTTCACCGAAAAAAGCCTGATCGGCATGCTCGAACGTCTCGGCATCAACACCCGCGGCGATAATTTGAAAACCAAGAACGTCGCGGCCGTGATGGTCACGGCCACGCTGCCGGCCTTTGCCGCGCAGGGCGGCCGCATCGACGTTGCCGTCTCCACGCTCGGCGACGCCAAGAGCCTTTTGGGCGGCACATTGCTTGTGACGCCGCTGCTCGGCGCCGACGGCGAAGTTTACGCGGTCGGGCAGGGCGCGGTTTCGACCGGCAGCGCTTCGGCCGAAGGCGCGGCGGAAACCGTTACCAAGGGCGTGCCCACATCGGGCCGTATCGCCAACGGCGCGATTGTCGAGCGCGAGATCGATTTCCGGCTCGCCGACCTTAATGTGCTGAAATTCACGCTCAAGAACCCGGATTTCACCACGGCGCAGCGTATCGCCGCCGCGATCAACGAATATCTGGCGCAGGTCAGCGCCGAGGCGACCGATAACGCCACCGTACGGATCGTTGTGCCGCAAGACCGCCGCGGCGACCAGATCGCGCTTTTGACCGAACTGGAACAGTTGCAGGTCGTGCCCGACCAGATTGCGCGCGTCGTGATCGACGACCAGTCCGGCATAATCGTGATGGGCGAAAATGTTCGTATCAATACGGTCGCGATCGCGCAAGGCAACCTGACCATCCGCATCACCGAAACGCCGCAGGTCTCGCAGCCGCAGCCTTTCACGCAGGCCGGCCAGGCCGGCGCGCAGGCGGGTGCGATTGGCGCCGTTACCACCGTGGTGCCGCGCAGCAATGTGGAGATCAATGAAGACGGTGAAAAGCGCATGACCGTGCTCGCTTCGGGTGTGAGCCTGCAGGAACTGGTGCAGAGCCTCAACGCGCTCGGCATCGGTCCGCGCGACATGATCTCGATTTTGCAATCGATCAAGGCCGCAGGCGCCCTGCAGGCCGAGCTTGAGGTGATCTGATGAGCATCGACGCCATAGGAGCAACCCCGCCGGTTGATATCGGCATGGTCATGGATCAGGCGCTGGCGCCCGCGGGCAATCTGCGCGGCCATCGCGCCGCCAACATGGCCGAAATTGACAAAGCCGCGCAGGATTTTGAAGCGATGTTTGCCGCGCAAATGTACGCGCCGATGTGGGAAGGCATTGAAACCGACGGCGATTTCGGCGGCGGCCGCGGCGAAGAAGTGTTCCGCGGCTTCATGATCCAGGAATTCGGCCGCATGACGGCCCGTTCGGGTACGCTCGGTGTCGCCGACCATGTGAAGGCGACCATGATCGCGATCCAGGAAGGGAAGCACTAATGGCTGCGCATATTAACCCGTCCGTGAAAATTCCGTCGCGCCAGAAGAAGGCCGAACCGTTGCCGACCGCGCATCTGATCGAAACCATCGACGCGCTGGTCGATGTGCTCGATGCCGAACCCGCGCTGCTGGCCAAGCGTGCGCTCGAAGACCACAAGGATTTACTGCATCGCAAGCAGCAGCTGATGCTGGATTACAACGCCGATCTCAAGGCGCTGGCGCAGACCCCGGCCACGTTCGCTGCGCTGCCCGACAAGGCGCGCACGCAGCTGACCGAAGCCAACAGCAAGCTGAGCGGCGCGGTGCAACGCAACCAGATGGCGCTGAAGGTCGCGCTGACGGCGACCGAACGGCTGGTGCAAAGCATCATCAAGACCGTGCGCGACGAAGCGCAGCCCAAGCAATCCTACGCCAATCTGCAGCATCAGGGCGGCGTCGCCTACAAAGCCAGCATCAAGCCCGTCGCCTTCAACCACACCGTTTGAGACAACACGAAGCAGGAAAAAAGAAAATGGAAAACAACGCTTCACAGCCCGCCGGGCAAACTTCCCTCTCGCTGCTCGCCGGCGCTTCGGCCGCTGCGTTGCGCCCGGAAGGCTTCGCGCCGCACGGCGGCTTCGCCGATCTTCTGGCCGCGACCGAGGTCAAGGCCGATGCGCGTCCCGTCCGCGCGCAGGATAACGACCGCGATGACGGCCGTGACGCCGCCAAGGCGCAAGACCAGCGCGACGATTTCAATGCCGCCGGCCGCAAGGTGACCGACCAGGACCGCCCGGAAAAGGCCGATCGTGACCGCACCGCACCGCAGGCCAAGAACCGCCGCGAGGGCATCGATAATCATGGCCAGCAACGCCGCGCCGAAGTGCACGAACGCAACGAGGCCCGCAAGGCCGCGCATGCGCAGGCGCGCGAAGATGCGCATTGTGCCGTCAAGGAAGACGATAAGGTTGTGACCGATGAAGCGGAAGAGCCCGTCGATATCACGGAAGGCGAAGAACCGATCGCGCTTGAGGTTGAACTCGCGCTGCTGCCCGAAGAAGGCGAAAAAACCGAAGAAACCACCGGCGAAAACCTGACCGCCTCCGAACAGCCGGAAGAAGCCGCCAAGCCGCTGCATGAACAGGCGCTGGCGCTGATAAGCGGTCTGTTCCACCGCGAACATCATGCCGGGAAGGAAGAAAACGCCGAGGCGACCGTTGTTACCGAGCAGGAAGGGGAAGGCGAAGCTGCGCCCGCGCTTGAGGAAAAGACGGCCGATGCGTCCGAACAAACGGATGCCGCAAAAACGGATGAAGGCAATAAAGGCAAGAACGCGCAGGGCGAAGGCGAACAGATCGACGCCGGCGCATGGGACGAAATTGCGGGCACGCAGGATGCGGGCGCGAAAAAGGAAACCGCGAAAACCGACCGCGCCCGCCCGGCCCCTTCGCCGCATATCGAAGCGGCGGTGAAACAGGATGCCGCGCAGACAACTACGCAGGCCGCCGTGAAGCTGGCGGATGCGGCGGCACAGATCGAAGCGCTGCGCAACGGCATCCGGCAGCAGGCGCAGGAACATTTGCAGGCAACCCGCAGCGCAGACCCTGCGGCCGCCAAGATCGACCCCGCCGGCAACCTTGCGGCGGCGGGCCAGAAAACCGGGCCTTATAATATGGCGAGCGAACTTTCGCATCTGCGCGCGACACGCGGCGGCACCAGCGGGCTTCCCGCGCCCGTCGAGCAAATCGCGATGCGGCTGCATCTGGGCGCCAAGCAGGGTGCGGACCGGATGACGATACAATTGCGCCCGGCCGAGCTCGGTCAGGTCGATGTCAAACTGCATTTCAAGGATGGCGCGGTGCGCGGCACCGTTGTGGCCGATAATCAGGCCGCCATGGATTTGCTCCAGAAGGATGTCCGGAGCCTCGAGCGCGCGCTGCAGGAGGCGGGCTTGCGCGCCGACCCCGGTTGTCTTGAATTCAGTCTGCGCGATCATTCCGGCAGGCAGGCGCAGCAAAGTGACAAGAACGCGGGCGGCAACGCCGGCAATGCGGGTGCAGGCCAGGGCGCCGTACCCGCAGACGAGATGGATGGTGCCGAGGTGCAATATATTACGCCCGGGCGCGTCAACATTCGCGTCTAGCACGCAAGGAGACAAGTTATGGCCGTCGATGCCGTTAGCAACCAGACCCTGATCAACGACTTCATCACGAAGCAGGAAGCCGCCGCTGCGGCCGAAGCCGCGTCAAAGAGCAAGGACCTGACCGGCCTGAATGCCGATTATGACACGTTCCTGAAGCTTTTGACCGCACAGCTCCAGTATCAGGATCCGCTCGCGCCTACAGATGCCAACGAATACACCAAACAGCTTGTAAGCTTTTCCGGCGTCGAACAACAAATCAAGGCCAACCAGAAACTCGACCAGTTGATCGGCCTGCAGCAGGGCGGCGCGCTGGGCACCCTGCTTTCCTATATGGATAAGTATGTCGAAGCGGAAAGCGATTATATCCCGCTGCAGGACGGCAAGGGCCAGGTAGGCTATACGTTGCCGACCGTCGCCAGCGATGTGAAAATCACGATCAAGGACAAGAGCGGCGTGA from Alphaproteobacteria bacterium includes these protein-coding regions:
- a CDS encoding DUF1330 domain-containing protein, with product MVKGYWVAMIDVTGPEGYKAYLEANQAAFRKYDARYITRGGKTETLDGKTRRRIVVIEFKDHETAKACFHSPEYQHALSLRRGHAEADVLVVEGYEGKQPGEA
- a CDS encoding glutamate-5-semialdehyde dehydrogenase, with the protein product MQNTAREAPPANPLVPLGRQAKEAAQLLAAADTTAKNAALAAIAEGLRAQANFILQANARDCEAAEKSGAAAASLDRLRLTAERIEAIAAGVEAIAALPDPVGRLLGETVRPNGLRIEKRAVPLGVVGVIFESRPNVAVDAAALCLKAGNACILRGGSESWHSVLALTGIVQRALSGAGLPEAAVQTLPGKDRALVGALLQLDGFVDVIVPRGGKSLIERVRTESRIPVFSHLDGICHTYIDSGADPDRAVALTVNAKMRRPGICGATECLLLHRAIVDTTGTDVMRALIETGCEVRAPAELCARVPGARLAAECDYGHEFLAPVIAVAVVNDVHEAVRFINTNGSQHTDAIVTEDTMVADYFLAHVNSAIAMHNASTQFADGGEFGKGAEIGIATGKLHARGPVGLEELTTHQYRVFGNGQTRT
- the proB gene encoding glutamate 5-kinase encodes the protein MDIVIKIGTQALSRANGTPDPALLGRLMGEIAALKKAGHFVVLVTSGAVGTGRALLGSGQKLRNCDPVGGRQILAALGQPQLMALYQRLLKKRGLAAAQILLTRQDFHTRKHYQQIGHLFARLRDQPHILPVVNENDSVTIDELMFTDNDELAGLVAALLGAERMIVLSAIEGVFDRPPAEPGAKVIPLIDWRTGTGTGAVTQGKSAMGRGGMATKLAVARKLAGLGIRTQIAAARTPRVLARLAKNDPLGTMVAALPVKHNATKRWLASETSKATASVTANECLAVILRDPAKAPSLLPVGITRVSGKFARGEMVRVIDEAGTLLALGVARYDAARLRAVLGQKKQPVFIHYDQLHRTAAG
- the dksA gene encoding RNA polymerase-binding protein DksA; this encodes MVTVPQNYKPTEKEAYMNPVMLAYFKQKLVKWKDEILREAADTLHDLQDEGGLQEPDIADRASVETEVALEMRARDRQRKLLSKISDALQRIESGDYGYCEESGEPIGVKRLDARPVATLSIEAQERHERLERTHADDRE
- a CDS encoding flagellar assembly protein FliX, whose amino-acid sequence is MLINKIDGIRGVRRTETVKRTSKAGGSRGSGFSGHLDETGAASEAGPTTGAGAINSVGAVLGAQEVEDALARASRGKARAKDLLDLLDNLRLELLAGGLTKERLMQLARVISQRRPQISDPQLTAILDEIDLRAQVELAKYAP
- the flgI gene encoding flagellar basal body P-ring protein FlgI; amino-acid sequence: MAFLLLSLFAPAAHAASRLKDIVDVDGVRDNMLVGYGLVVGLNGTGDSLTNSPFTEKSLIGMLERLGINTRGDNLKTKNVAAVMVTATLPAFAAQGGRIDVAVSTLGDAKSLLGGTLLVTPLLGADGEVYAVGQGAVSTGSASAEGAAETVTKGVPTSGRIANGAIVEREIDFRLADLNVLKFTLKNPDFTTAQRIAAAINEYLAQVSAEATDNATVRIVVPQDRRGDQIALLTELEQLQVVPDQIARVVIDDQSGIIVMGENVRINTVAIAQGNLTIRITETPQVSQPQPFTQAGQAGAQAGAIGAVTTVVPRSNVEINEDGEKRMTVLASGVSLQELVQSLNALGIGPRDMISILQSIKAAGALQAELEVI
- a CDS encoding flagellar biosynthesis protein FlgJ, with product MSIDAIGATPPVDIGMVMDQALAPAGNLRGHRAANMAEIDKAAQDFEAMFAAQMYAPMWEGIETDGDFGGGRGEEVFRGFMIQEFGRMTARSGTLGVADHVKATMIAIQEGKH
- a CDS encoding flagellar hook assembly protein FlgD; this encodes MAVDAVSNQTLINDFITKQEAAAAAEAASKSKDLTGLNADYDTFLKLLTAQLQYQDPLAPTDANEYTKQLVSFSGVEQQIKANQKLDQLIGLQQGGALGTLLSYMDKYVEAESDYIPLQDGKGQVGYTLPTVASDVKITIKDKSGVTVATLDGPATVGRHYVTWNGMNGNTQLPDGRYEFEITAKDTDNKDILLKDVFVVGKVTSIANVEDGAVALFLGDLSLLDTKVAALHATLQPNS